The region TTCCGGCAATATACCAACAACTGATAATACATCCAGAAAAACTTTAAAAACCGCGTTGCCCATAATTACAAATGAACTGATGCCCCTGTGGGAACAGTTGAACCAAAGAATATCTATCAAAACAGTTGACATTTTTATAGCTAAAGCTGAAAAAATTCTTAGCGAGCATAAAATAAATTCTTTACAAGAATTTTTAGATCAGCTTAAAGAACAAAGACACGCTTTTGATGTAGCACTAATGGAACAGACCATTAGTCTTTTTCCGGACCTGATAAACGGACTAAAAACAAGAAAATAAATCAAACAAACTATTAATCAATTATTTAAAAACCAAAACTATAACTTAAAATTAGAATTATAGCATATCTTACTTTGTATTCTTATAGATATTTACAGATAGTTTTTGAAGCAAAACAAGCGTAATAAGAGCAGTTATGACTAAAAAAAAGGAAAACATAAAGAAGCAGGTTTTTCAGGGAAAAAACACCCTTGCAGAAAACGACACTCCCTCACTGGATTTCCAGGTTATAGGTATTGGAGCCTCTGCCGGCGGTCTGGAGGCATTGCAGGATTTTTTTCAAAATATGCCTGCAGATTCAGGAGCTGCTTTTGTAGTAGTGCAACACTTATCGCCCGATTATAAAAGCCTTATGGATGAACTTTTATCGCGGGTTACAGATATGGAAATATTCAGGGTGAGCGATGGTATGAGCATTAAAGAAAACTGCGTTTATCTGATTCCGCCAGGTAAAAACATGACCATTTTTAAAGGCAAGCTATTCCTTACCGATCAGCATCATGGCAGGTCGCTCAATTTACCAATCGATATTTTTATGCGTTCGCTTGCTATAGATCAGGGTAAAAACGCAATTGGCATAGTGCTTTCAGGAACCGGAAGCGATGGCACCCTTGGCATTAGGGCCATAAAAGAGTACGGCGGAATGGTTATTGCCCAAGACGACCAATCTGCAAAATTTGATGGCATGCCGCGCAGCTCCATATCCACTGGCATGGTCGATTATATTTTGCCAGCCCAAAAAATGCCCGAAGAAATTGTAAACTACATTAAACACCCGCTCATTAGGAAAACATCAGATATTGAGTCTGCACTCAACGAAAACGATAATAACCTGTCGAAAATTATTATGGTGTTGCGTGATGAGAAAGGGGTGGATTTTTCTGCGTACAAATCCAATACAATTATACGACGGCTCGAAAAACGTATAAGCATAAACCGCTTTCATAGTATAGATGAGTATGTGAGCTTTTTGGTCAACAACAAAAACGAAATCAACATTTTATTCAAAGAATTATTGATTGGGGTAACAAAATTTTTCAGAGATGAAGAGGCATTCACTCATTTACAAAAAGAAGTACTGCCAAAGCTCTTTGAGGACAAAAAAACAAAAAAACCATTAAGAATATGGACCATCGGTTGCTCAACCGGAGAAGAAGCCTATTCGCTGGCCATACTCATTCGTGAATACATGGACCGGAATAACCTGACCAGAGAAGTAAAAATATTTTCAACAGATATTGACACCGAAAGCATCGAATTTGCAAGTAGTGGCTTTTACCCCGAAAGCATTGTTTCCGATATTTCTGCCGAACGCCTCAGCCGCTACTTCAACAGAAAAGAAGAAGGCTACCAGGTAAATGAAACTATACGTAGTATGGTTGTTTTCGCTCAACATAATATACTGCGCGATCCGCCTTTTTCAAAAATAGACCTCCTCTCCTGTCGCAATATGCTCATATACCTGAACAGCGATGTGCAACAAAAGGTATTATCGATGTTTTACATTGCGTTAAACAACAACGGCTTCTTATTCCTTGGCAACAGCGAATCAGTTGGTGACATGTCAGCCGGATTCAAACCCATCGACACCAAATGGAAAATATACAAACAGGAAGCTGGTTTTAATCCTACAATGGGCGATAAATATATGATTCCCTCTATAAACCCGACCGGCAAAAATAAAGATTTGACCAATATAAGTTCGTATTTCAATCAAACAAAAAGGCGTGTCCCACAAATAGAGAGTATTGTGGATGAAGTACTCACAGAATTTTTGCCACCCTCAGTAATTGTTGATGAAAATTACGATGTGGTGCACACCATTCATAATGTAAGTAAATTCATGTCAATTCCGGTGGGGCAAATGAGTTTTAATCTGCTCAAAATGTTGCCCGAAGAACTTACAGTAATGGTTAGCAGCCTGCTTCGGAGAGCTGCACAAAAAGAGCACTCCATTGTGTATGAAAACCTTAAGATCGATGGAAGCGAAGAAAATATAGTAAACATTTCAGGTAAAAAGTTAACCTCAAAAAAAACCGGTAGTCTGTATTTTATTGTTTCATTTATCGAAAAAGAGCTACAAGCCCCTAAGCATGAGGAAAAAAGAAAAGTTGAAACCATTGACATCAATAACCAGTACCAGGAACGCATAAGCGAACTGGAAAAAGAACTGCAAAACAAAAGCGAAAGTTTGCAGGCTACAGTAGAAGAGTTAGAAACCTCTAATGAAGAGCTGCAATCATCGAATGAAGAACTCATCGCTTCCAATGAAGAGCTGCAAAGCACCAACGAGGAGCTACAATCGGTAAACGAAGAGCTATACACTGTTAATGCCGAACACCAAAAGAAAATACAGGAACTCACGCAGCTCAATGCCGACATGGATAACCTATTAAAGAACACTGACATAGGCACACTTTACCTGGACCAGGATTTCACAATAAGAAAATTTACCGAGGTAGCAGCCAATATAACCAACATTCTTAAAACCGATATTGGCAGACCCATACACCATATTTCACTCACACACTTATATAACAATTTTGTAGATGATATTCAGGAGGTAATGGAAAACCTGCAGGCTATAGAAAAAGAGATTAAAGATGAATCCAATCAATGGTACCTGCTTCGAATTATTCCTTTCCGCACCGCAGAAAATGCAGTTGACGGTATCATTATTACTTTTGTGAATATCACCAATCTGAAAAAATCAGAAAAAGAAGCCGAAACACTAAAAGAGCGGCTCGAGATGGCCCTGGAAATGGGAAAGCTTTCGTGGTGGGAATGGGACTACGTACTAAACGAAGTTACTGCCGGAGCAAATAAATCCGCCATGCTGGGTTATAAAGTATCTGAAATAGATCCCGGTTTTGAAGGATGGACCAAATTAATTCATCCCGATGATTACGAACAGGCTATGCAGGACATGCGTGACCATATTACAGGAAAGCAAAAAACCTATGAAACTGAATACCGAATAAAAGCCAAAGATGGCACATACAAATGGTATAAAGATAAAGGAGGCATCATTAAGCGGCAGAAAAACGGGAAACCACACAAAATTGCCGGTATCGTAATGGATATAACCAAAGAAAAAAACGACCAAAAAGAGAAAGCAGAATCCCATAAATTAATTTTCCAAACACTTGACCAAAATCCTGAAGCAACCACTATGGTGGATGTAAACGGTCAAATTACTTATGCCAACCGGGAAGCAAAAAAGCTATTAAATATCACTAGTGAGGAAATTGAAAGCCGAACTTTTAATGATAAAAAATGGAAAATCACAGACCTTGAAGGAAAACCAATTCAGAAAAACAAACTCCCTTTTGGATTAATAAAGCAACGAAAAAAAGCTATAAATAATTACAAACATTACATCCAGATTGATAAAAACACACCTTTACTACTTTCCATTAACGGAGCTCCGCTCTTCGATACCAGGAAACAATTTAACGGAGCCGTATTTACATTAAGAGATATCACATTATTAGAAGAACAGGAAATACAAAAAAAAGCGTGGCTAAAAACCATAAACTCAATGTCTGAAGCAGTATTGCTGCTAAACAAAGATTGTGAGATACTCGAATTCAATAATAGCTTCGCCAAACTGGTAAATCAACCATTAAAAAACATAAAAGGTAAAAAATCATACCAGTTGATTCACGGTACTAAAAATGCACCCAAAAGATGTATAACGTGGAAAGCCATTAAAGGAAATAAAAAAGAAGATGGTATATTTTGGGAACCAAATTTGCAAAAACATCTCAAAGTTTCAACAAATCCGGTGCACGATGAAAATGGTGCATTAAGATTTATGATAGAAAGAATTGAGGTCGCAGACAAACCTACATCAGATTAAAGTAAAAAAACACAATAGTGATGGGACCCGGTAAAAACAGTAATTTAAGAGCAAAAGCGAGGAAGATTCTTGAGCAGCGAGGCATCAAAAAGGACCAGTATTATACGCAAAATCTTGAATCACTCATAGAAGAACTCAACATTTACCAGATTGAGCTGGAGCAACAAAATGAAGAAATGGTTAATGCACAGCTTGAATTACAAAAAAGCAGGCAGGAATTTATTGATCTTTTTGAGAATGCGCCCTATGGTTATATCATAATAAACAGACAAAACAATATATTAAACGCCAACAACAAGGCTGCACAAATTCTGGAAATGGATAAAAATACACTTGTGCAGCAGAGGTTCACCAAAGTTATACATCCCGACAGTCAGGATGATTTCTATTTTCATGTAAAGCATGTATTCGAAAAAAACAAAACTGAAATTTGCGAACTCACTATTGTTACAAGCAGAAACAGCAAAAAAATTGTCCGGATTCAAAGTGAAATTAATGAATCAAAAAGCACAGGGCATGCAACTATGCGCATGGCTGTAACTGATATTACAGAAAAAGTTGAGGCCACACAAGCACTCCAGCGTAGCGAAAAAAAATATAAGACAATATTCGAGAATTCCGGTGATGGCATAGTTATATTCAGTGAGAAAATTGAAGATTGTAATCCTCAGGCACTTAACATGTTCCGGTATACAAAAAAAGAACTCATTGGTTTGCGCCCCGGCAATGACCTGTCACCAGAACTGCAACCCGGCGGTGAAAAAAGCGATGAAAAGGCATCTTTAAACATAAAAAAAGCGCTTGAACTGGGGCCGCAACAGTTTCATTGGAAACATAAACGTAAAGACGGATCGGTATTCGATGCGCAGGTCACATTATCAATACTAACCACAGAACCCAAAGTACAACTCATTGGCATTGTTCGTGATATCTCTGCACAAATAGCCTTTGAAAATGCTTTACAGGAAAAAGGCGAAGAAATTGCTGCCCAAAATGAAGAGTATGCATCATTAAATGAAGAATTGAAAGAGACAGTTGAAGAACTGCAGGATACAAACAATAAGCTACATGAAAGTGAAAAAAAATTCAGAAAATATATAGAAGCCTCTCCCACTTCAATTTTTATTCTGAATAATGATTATCGTGTAATTTACGGAAATCCTTCAGCGGAAAAGCTAACAGGATATAGTTCATATGAACTATATACCAAAACATTAGCAAATCTAATTTCCAGTCCCGATAAAAACAATGCACTTATAAGCCATCTCGAACAAAATGGGATATTGAGAAACCGTGAGATAAGCATTAACCACAAAAAAAATATTCATAAGTATGCGCTCCTCAGCGCTACCCAGCTCGACCGTGAAGCGCAGACTATACTTTATTTAACCGATATTACCAAACAAAAACAACTTGATCAGCAAATATATTTCGAAAAAGAACAGTGGCGAAGAACTTTTGAGGCTGTAAATGAAGGTATCTACCTCATAGATAAAGACTTTAACATAATACTGTGCAATGCTGGTTTTGCCAGAATAGCCGGACAAAAAAATCCACAGGAACTTATTGGAGCAAAATCCCATTATGTAATTCATGGTCAAGATATACCGCTTGATTCATGCCCAACATGCAGAACAAAAAAACAGCAGAAAACAATAACACATGAATTCTATGAACCCAACCTTGGCAAGAATCTCAAAACAACCAGTACTCCGGTTCTGGATGAGGACAACCAAATAGAATTTTATGTGAATATAATACAGGACGTGACCACGCAGGTTAAGAACCAGCAAGAACTCGCCGATAGTCAAAAAAGACTGCAGCTGGCACTCGAAGGAGCCAACGAAGGAATGTGGGACTGGAACATACAAACGGGTGAAGTAATATTCAATGACATTTGGTTCGAAATGCTTGGTTATAAGCCCAAAGAGCTACCATCTGCAATAGATACCTGGGAAAAACTCATACACCCGGACGATGAAGCACGCACAAAAAAACTACTACAGTCCCATTTAGAAGGCAAAACAAGTCGCTATGAGTCAACACACCGGTTACGCACAAAAAACGGCGACTGGAAATGGATTCTGGACACCGGGCAGGTTGTTGAACACGATAAAAATGGCAATCCCATAAGGGCTATTGGGACACATCTGGATATGACAAAACAAAAGCACGTAGAAGAAGAGTTGCGTAAAGCAAAAGAGAAAGCCGAACAGGCCGATAAACTTAAGTCCGCATTTTTGGCCAACATGAGTCACGAGATCAGAACACCCATGAATGGTATTGTAGGCTTTACAGAAATACTCAGTAAAAAACAACTCTCTGAAAGTAAAAGAAGCCGAATATTTCAAATAATTCAATCGAGCTCCCAGCAACTCTTACAGCTAATCAATGATATTGTAGATATTTCAAAAATTGAAGCCAATCAGCTTACCATTTATAAAGAAAACTTTTGTCTAAATAAATTATTAGTCGAAGTATATGAACAATCGAAACTGGAACTGCAAAAAAGAAACAAAACTGACCGATTAAATCTGAAACTTGATATTCCTGACAGCGATAGTGATTTTATTGTATACAGCAGCGCTACACGAATACGACAAATCTTTTCAAACCTCATAGGCAACGCCATGAAATTTACCGAACACGGAGAAATAGCCTTTGGCTATAAATTATCGTCTGATAATAATCTGGAACTTTTTGTTCAGGATACCGGAATCGGTATATCAAAAGAAGCTCAGAAAATAATTTTTGACCGTTTCATCCAGGCTGAACCCGGTACAGCAAAAAAATACGGAGGTACAGGACTGGGCTTATTCATTACCAGGCAACTGGTCAACATGCTTGATGGAGAAATAA is a window of Salinivirga cyanobacteriivorans DNA encoding:
- a CDS encoding CheR family methyltransferase, which encodes MTKKKENIKKQVFQGKNTLAENDTPSLDFQVIGIGASAGGLEALQDFFQNMPADSGAAFVVVQHLSPDYKSLMDELLSRVTDMEIFRVSDGMSIKENCVYLIPPGKNMTIFKGKLFLTDQHHGRSLNLPIDIFMRSLAIDQGKNAIGIVLSGTGSDGTLGIRAIKEYGGMVIAQDDQSAKFDGMPRSSISTGMVDYILPAQKMPEEIVNYIKHPLIRKTSDIESALNENDNNLSKIIMVLRDEKGVDFSAYKSNTIIRRLEKRISINRFHSIDEYVSFLVNNKNEINILFKELLIGVTKFFRDEEAFTHLQKEVLPKLFEDKKTKKPLRIWTIGCSTGEEAYSLAILIREYMDRNNLTREVKIFSTDIDTESIEFASSGFYPESIVSDISAERLSRYFNRKEEGYQVNETIRSMVVFAQHNILRDPPFSKIDLLSCRNMLIYLNSDVQQKVLSMFYIALNNNGFLFLGNSESVGDMSAGFKPIDTKWKIYKQEAGFNPTMGDKYMIPSINPTGKNKDLTNISSYFNQTKRRVPQIESIVDEVLTEFLPPSVIVDENYDVVHTIHNVSKFMSIPVGQMSFNLLKMLPEELTVMVSSLLRRAAQKEHSIVYENLKIDGSEENIVNISGKKLTSKKTGSLYFIVSFIEKELQAPKHEEKRKVETIDINNQYQERISELEKELQNKSESLQATVEELETSNEELQSSNEELIASNEELQSTNEELQSVNEELYTVNAEHQKKIQELTQLNADMDNLLKNTDIGTLYLDQDFTIRKFTEVAANITNILKTDIGRPIHHISLTHLYNNFVDDIQEVMENLQAIEKEIKDESNQWYLLRIIPFRTAENAVDGIIITFVNITNLKKSEKEAETLKERLEMALEMGKLSWWEWDYVLNEVTAGANKSAMLGYKVSEIDPGFEGWTKLIHPDDYEQAMQDMRDHITGKQKTYETEYRIKAKDGTYKWYKDKGGIIKRQKNGKPHKIAGIVMDITKEKNDQKEKAESHKLIFQTLDQNPEATTMVDVNGQITYANREAKKLLNITSEEIESRTFNDKKWKITDLEGKPIQKNKLPFGLIKQRKKAINNYKHYIQIDKNTPLLLSINGAPLFDTRKQFNGAVFTLRDITLLEEQEIQKKAWLKTINSMSEAVLLLNKDCEILEFNNSFAKLVNQPLKNIKGKKSYQLIHGTKNAPKRCITWKAIKGNKKEDGIFWEPNLQKHLKVSTNPVHDENGALRFMIERIEVADKPTSD
- a CDS encoding PAS domain S-box protein, with protein sequence MGPGKNSNLRAKARKILEQRGIKKDQYYTQNLESLIEELNIYQIELEQQNEEMVNAQLELQKSRQEFIDLFENAPYGYIIINRQNNILNANNKAAQILEMDKNTLVQQRFTKVIHPDSQDDFYFHVKHVFEKNKTEICELTIVTSRNSKKIVRIQSEINESKSTGHATMRMAVTDITEKVEATQALQRSEKKYKTIFENSGDGIVIFSEKIEDCNPQALNMFRYTKKELIGLRPGNDLSPELQPGGEKSDEKASLNIKKALELGPQQFHWKHKRKDGSVFDAQVTLSILTTEPKVQLIGIVRDISAQIAFENALQEKGEEIAAQNEEYASLNEELKETVEELQDTNNKLHESEKKFRKYIEASPTSIFILNNDYRVIYGNPSAEKLTGYSSYELYTKTLANLISSPDKNNALISHLEQNGILRNREISINHKKNIHKYALLSATQLDREAQTILYLTDITKQKQLDQQIYFEKEQWRRTFEAVNEGIYLIDKDFNIILCNAGFARIAGQKNPQELIGAKSHYVIHGQDIPLDSCPTCRTKKQQKTITHEFYEPNLGKNLKTTSTPVLDEDNQIEFYVNIIQDVTTQVKNQQELADSQKRLQLALEGANEGMWDWNIQTGEVIFNDIWFEMLGYKPKELPSAIDTWEKLIHPDDEARTKKLLQSHLEGKTSRYESTHRLRTKNGDWKWILDTGQVVEHDKNGNPIRAIGTHLDMTKQKHVEEELRKAKEKAEQADKLKSAFLANMSHEIRTPMNGIVGFTEILSKKQLSESKRSRIFQIIQSSSQQLLQLINDIVDISKIEANQLTIYKENFCLNKLLVEVYEQSKLELQKRNKTDRLNLKLDIPDSDSDFIVYSSATRIRQIFSNLIGNAMKFTEHGEIAFGYKLSSDNNLELFVQDTGIGISKEAQKIIFDRFIQAEPGTAKKYGGTGLGLFITRQLVNMLDGEITVKSKASEGSKFIIKLPQSANVGAQQSH